One Heyndrickxia oleronia genomic window, TAAAAATGCGAAGAAACCAAAGGAAGTTGCATTAGAAATTCCTTTAAATCGCCTTTTAATTGAAACAGATTGTCCCTATTTAGCTCCACATCCTTATAGAGGTAAAAGAAATGAACCTGCATATGTAAAATTAGTTGCTGAACAGATTGCAGAAATAAAGGGAATATCTTTTGAGGAAGTGGCTAAGCAAACATCCTTAAATGCAAATAAATTATTCGGCATAATGTGATATCTAAAGGTGTCGAATGCCAAGGGAGCTTGTCTAATATTTTTTGAAAAACTTAAAGTTCTACAAGTCTTTTCTATCTCATAGGATAACGATGTCGATAAGTCTCCCTTTTCATTTTTGGAAATGTTATGCATAATAGGCAATACATTTCTAAAAGTCTATTAGGTTGACAGTAGACAAGATAGTCTATATAATCTCACGGAGAGAAGGAGGCGTTTCATTTTCATGAATTTAAAGCATGTGAAAAGCCTGTTTTCCAGGACAATGAGTAGTAAAAGACTCACTATTGTTATTTCTAGTTCCATAGTTTTTGCAGGGGTTTTAGCGTTTACTGCCTATGAAACTACGAAAAAAACTGTTGCTATGACAATGGATGGGAAGAAAAAAGTTATTAGGACACACTCGGATACGATTGGAGATATTTTAGACGATTTAGATATTCATTTACACTCAGAGGATTATTTGTCATTACCAAAAGATACTAAGGTAACAGATCAATTGTCTTTTGTCTGGAAACCAGCTAAAAAAGTCCATCTAGCGATTGACGGTAAGGAACGATCGGTTTGGACGACAGAAAATACAATAAGGGACTTACTTGAAAATGAAAAGATTAAAATTGGAAAGTATGATCAAGTAAATCCAGGACTAAATAAAGATATTACCAAAAATATGAAAATAGATATTGCAAAGGCTTTTTCCTTAACACTAAATGATGGTGGCGAAAAGAAAAAGGTTTGGTCAACTTCGACTACGGTCGCTGACTTTTTAAAGCAACAGGGAGTCAAACTTGAAGAATTAGACCGTACAAAGCCGGATCTAAAACATAAAGTTAGTCCAGAAGATGTAATTAAAGTGATCAGAGTTAAAAAAGTCAGCGATGTAGTGGAAGAACCTATTCAATATGCTATAACTACTAAAAAGGACTCTACCTTACTTAAAGGGCAAGAAAAAGTAGTACAGCATGGTGAAAATGGCATCGTTCATAAAACGTATGAAGTAACGAAGGAAAACGGAAAAGAAGTTAATCGAAAATTACTAACTGAAAAAACCTTAAAGGAAAGTAAGGAAAAGGTTGTTTTAGTTGGAACAAAAGTATTAACAGCCCAGGTTTCTAGAGGTGAACCTGAAGGTGGTAAAGAATATTATGTAACATCGACCGCTTATACAGCAGAGTGTAATGGATGTTCAGGACGTACTGCTACAGGTATTAATTTACGTGCCAATCCAAACATGAAAATAATTGCGGTAGATCCTAATTTTATACCACTTGGAACAAAAGTATATGTTGAAGGCTATGGTTATGCCATTGCAGCAGATACTGGTGGTGCAATGAAAGGTCAAAAAATTGATGTGTTTTTCTCCAATAAGTCACAAGCCTATAATTGGGGAAGAAAACGAGTTAAAATTAAAATACTGAATTAGATGCAGAGGGTCTTCCCTCTGTTTTTTGTTTTTTTGATGTGTGTATCTGTATAATACAATTATAATATAGGTGGTTTATAATATAAGACGAATAATGTTACAAAAATGTTTCACTATTTTGGAGGAAAAATGAAAATAAAAGAAATTATCGTTGTAGAGGGTAGAGATGATACCACGGCCATTAAAAGAGCCGTTGATGCAGATACAATTGAAACAAATGGGTCCGCCGTTTCAAAGGAAACAATTGAAAAGGTTCAACTAGCTCAGGACACAAGAGGGGTCATTATTTTTACAGATCCTGATTTTCCAGGTGAGAAGATTAGAAAAATCGTATCTGATCATGTGCCAGGTTGTAAGCATGCCTTCATTAAAAAAAAGGATGCAAGACCAACGTCTGGCAGGGGAATTGGTGTTGAACATGCTAGTCCAGATGCTATTCGCGAGGCATTAAAGGATGCTCATACGATGGAAGAGGATATTATAGAGGTGATTACGAAGGAAGATTTGATTACTGCCGGGTTAATAGGCTTCCCTCAATCAAAGGCTAGAAGAGAACGCTTAGGTGAACTATTGAAAATAGGATATACAAATGGAAAGCAGCTTCATAAGCGATTAATGATGTTTCAAATTAGTAAAGAGGATTTTGCTTCTGCAATTGAAAAAGTCCTACAGGAGGAAAAGAATGCATAAAGATATTGCTACCCCGATGAGAACAAAGGAAATATTAAAAAAATATGGATTTTCGTTTAAAAAAAGCTTAGGTCAGAACTTTTTAATTGACCCTAATATATTAAGAAATATTACAGAAAGTGCTGGTTTAACCAAGGAGACTGGCTCCATAGAAATCGGACCTGGTATTGGAGCGTTGACAGAGCATTTAGCCAGAAGCAGCAAAAAGGTATTAGCGTTTGAAATAGACCAACGTTTACTTCCGATATTGGAGGACACATTATCCCCATACGATAATGTAAAAGTTGTTCATCAAGATATTTTAAAGGCAGATGTACAAGGACTAATAGAAACAGAATTTAAAGATATTAAGGATATTATGGTTGTTGCCAATCTTCCGTATTACGTAACAACACCGATTATTACCCAGCTTTTAACAAAAAGGCTTCCTCTTAGGGGAATTGTTGTTATGCTCCAAAAGGAAGTAGCTGATCGAATAAGTGCGAAACCTGGCACAAAAGAATATGGTTCCTTGTCGATTGCTATTCAATATTATACGAAAGCAGAAACTGTAATGGTAGTTCCTAAAACGGTATTTATGCCACAGCCAAATGTAGATTCTGCAGTTATACGCTTAACATTACATGATGAACCGATTGTTAACGTTGATAATGAAGAGTTTTTCTTCCAAGTAACACGTGCTTCCTTTGCACAAAGGAGGAAAACACTTTTAAATAATCTTACAAGTCAGCTGCCAAACGGCAAAGGGGTTAAAGAGGAAATTCTTGAGGCATTAGATCAAATTGGAATTGATCCTGGCAGAAGAGGCGAGACACTTTCTATTGAAGAGTTCGCCGCACTAAGTAATGCACTATATCCTATTATAAATAAATAAATACCTTTAAAAGGGGGCTATTAGTAGAATTTAACAGTTAGAATTTTACTGATAGTCCCCTTTCACCTATTCTATGTGTGATGCATAGCCTAATGTTAGAACTAAAAAGACTATTTGCTTTACATTGGAGTTGAAAACTCATGGGTGTAAAAATCAATTCAATCGTGGGAAGAAAATCATATCAATGTGATCTTTTATTTAGAGTGATTGATATTATTAATAAAGATGGCAAGGAAACAGCTATTTTATATGGTGAGGACTATCGATTAATCGCAGATGCTCCCTTTGAAGACTTAGTGATGATCGACTCTGAGGAAAGGTCGAAGATTTCTAGGGAATTTCGTTCACTAGAAGCGCAATCCTTTGAACTATTCCAACAAGATATTGATTTATTACGACATAGACATGAATACAATGCAACAAATGGATATAATCAAGATTTTAGCTATTTTCATATTCCAGGACGTGTTTTACATCTTGATGGGGATCCTAATTACCTAAAAAAATGTATCGATCTTTATGAAAAAATAGGAATAAAAGTTTATGGAATCCACTGTTATGAAAAGGATATGCCAAATCAAATCGGGCCATTAATTGATAAGTATCGGCCGGATATTTTAGTGATAACAGGACATGATTCCTATTCGAAATCAAAGGGGAAAAAGGCAGATATAAACGCATATAGACATTCTAAATATTTCGTTAAAACGGTGATTGAAGCAAGAAAAAAGGTACCCCATTTGGATCAATTAATTATTTTTGCAGGAGCATGCCAATCTCATTTTGAATCGTTAATTCAAGTGGGGGCTAATTTTGCAAGCTCCCCACTAAGAGTTAATATTCATGCTCTTGATCCTGTTTATATAGTAGCTAAAATTAGTTATACATCCTTTATGGAACCAATAAATGTGTGGGATGTTTTACGTAATACATTAACTGGTGAAAAGGGGTTGGGAGGAATTGAGACAAAAGGAGTCTTGCGCACGGGAATGCCATATAAGCCTGTCATGGAAGAATAGTAGGAGAAGGCTTCTAATGAATATTCATTAGAGCTTTTTTCTTATGAAAAAATATTAAATTTAATGCAGCTATCAAAGTTAATGAGTAGCCCCCTCTAATCATCTGCAAACGAACCTCATTTTTTTCTACGATAAATCAACATGACTCGAGCCTCTTCGATTTATTATATTTCATTTGAATAATGCGGAATTATACAAGGTAGACAAGGACTCTACGCCTTATTTATTAAGCAATTTTTAAATAATATACTTTATCTACATATTATTCAGTTTGTTGGTAAAACTAAATTTGTAAAAAAAACGGTCATTTTGTTGAATGAAAAGTATTGACAGTACATTCCTTTGACTGATAAAATAAATAATTTATATTTGACCTTTTTTACATATTGTGCTATACTAATACATAGTGAGGTGGAGCGAAATGCCAAAGACATTAACTGACATTAAGAGATCCCTTGATTCAAATCTTGGAAAAAGATTAATGTTGAAAGCTAATGGTGGACGAAGAAAAACCATTGAACGTTCGGGTATTTTGGCAGAAACTTATCCATCAGTTTTTGTCATCGAATTAGATCAAGAGGAAAACTCATTTGAACGTGTTTCCTACAGCTATGCAGATGTGCTTACTGAAACGGTCCAATTAACCTTCTATGATGAAACAACAGGAAATATAGTATTAGGGCAGCAGTAGACAATGCGTTTACTGCTTTTTGTTTTTTTGCCCTTTTATACAGCGTTTATTTAAAATGAAATGAGTCGATAAATAGGCTTTTGCTTGAACATACTATGTATAAGGTATGTTTAAGGAGGTTATTCAAAGTGGGCAGAAGAAAAGGAATTATGTCTAATCAGCTAAAAGAAGAATTAGCTAAGGAATTAGGTTTTTATGATGTCGTTCAGCAAGAAGGATGGGGCGGTATTAAGGCAAAGGATGCTGGAAATATGGTGAAGCGAGCGATAGAAATCGCGCAACAACAGCTTGCCAATAATCGACATTCCTAATGACAGGTTCAAGCTCATGGAATAAAACAATTACATGCCGAAAAGACCGGGGCTATCTCTCGGTCTTTTTTAATATCTCTTAAGATTGAACGGTTCCATTAATCCTGATATCACTGATTATTAGTTTATAGACAATATATTTACAGATACATCTTCCATATATTCATTGATAGTGGTAAAATACAATATTTGTGAAGAGGTTATATGGCAATTATTGTTTGTGGTAAAATAGTACAAACTTATAAGAACAGAGAAAGTACCTTAATATATTTGGAAAGCTTCCGAGCTTAACACCAGAAAGTACTTCAGTCAAAAATCAAATGTCGGATTAAAGTGGGTGAAACTGTTGACGATTTTTATTAAAGCACCGGCGAAAATAAATTTAACCTTAGATGTTTTAAATAAGCGTTCGGACGGATATCATGAAGTCGAAATGATTATGACGACAATCGATCTTTCTGACAGAATCGGATTGTCAGAAACAACAGACGGTGAGATTCGTATCATTTCTCAAAATAGATTTGTTCCAGATGATCAACGTAACTTAGCATTTCAAGCAGCAAAGGTTCTTAAGGAGAAATTCCATATTAACCAAGGTGTTTCAATTACTATTGATAAAATGATCCCGGTTGCTGCTGGTTTAGCTGGTGGAAGTAGTGATGCTGCTGCCACATTACGTGGTTTAAATAAACTTTGGAACTTGGGCTTAACTTTAGATGAAATTGCAGAGATTGGATCGGAAATCGGCTCTGATGTTTCGTTTTGTGTGTATGGTGGAACAGCCTTGGCAAAAGGAAGAGGAGAAAAAATAACTCACTTACCTGCACCGCCTAATTGCTGGGTTATTTTAGCAAAGCCATCCATTGGAGTATCGACGGCAGATGTTTATCGGAATCTAAATTTAGAATCGATCCAACATCCGAATTCCCAAGCGATGATCCAAGCGATTCAACAAGGGAATTATCAATCGGTATGTAAGGAAATCGGGAATGCTTTAGAAAGTGTAACATTGAAAATGCATCCAGAGGTACAACATATTAAAGAGCAAATGTTTAGGTTCGGTGCTGACGCTGTCCTAATGAGTGGGAGTGGACCAACTGTATTTGGTCTTGTTCAATACGATTCGCGCCTTCAACGAATATACAATGGCCTTAGAGGATTTTGTGATCAGGTTTTTGCAGTTCGAATGTTAGGTGACCGTTTTACTAAATAGAGGATTATTTTGAAAAGCAACGAACAATGTGTAAATTGAATGGTGCATCACCGCTTTTCCATATAGTTAATAGTTAGTTTTAGACTAATGGACATAATCCGTACATTGGTGATATATTATTAATAATTATTCGGGAATTTATGTAAAGGGGGGTGTAATATGAAGTTTCGTCGTAGTGAAAGATTAATTGATATGACACATTATTTACTTGAGCGCCCAAAGGAGCTAGTGTCGTTAACTTTCTTTTCTGAAAGATATGAGTCAGCGAAATCATCCATTAGCGAAGATTTAGCAATCATAAAGGAAACCTTTGAAAGGCAGGGAATAGGGACGCTTCAGACCATTCCCGGTGCAGCAGGTGGAGTAAAGTATATATCTCATATGAAAGAGGAAGCTGCTAGGGGAATAATTGCAGAGCTTTGCCAATTAATTGCAGACCCCGAAAGACTTCTGCCTGGCGGTTATTTATACTTAACTGATTTGATAGGAAACCCTCAAATCGTAAGTAAAGTTGGAAAGTTACTTGCTTCGTCATTTGCGAATAAAGATATAGATGTTATTATGACAGTAGCAACCAAAGGGATTCCTATTGCACATGCAGCCGCGTCTTATTTAAATGTACCTGTCGTCATCGTTAGAAGAGATAGTAAAGTAACTGAAGGCTCAACAGTTAGTATTAATTATGTTTCTGGATCCTCGAAAAGAATTCAGACGATGGTTCTTTCTAAAAGAAGCTTAAATGAGGGAGCAAGGGTTCTCATTGTTGATGACTTTATGAAAGCTGGGGGGACTGTTAATGGTATGGTGAATCTTTTAGAAGAGTTTAATGCTACATTAGCAGGGATTGCCGTTCTATTAGAGTCTGAGGAAGCAGAAGAAAGATTAGTGGATGATTATGTATCATTGGTTAAACTAATGGATGTAGATGTGAAAGAGAAAAAGATCAGAGTGGTAGAGGGAAATTACTTTTTACAATCCAAGGGGGATATTTAATGAGAGTCGTATCTACAAAAAAAGCGCCGGCAGCAATCGGACCATATTCACAAGGAATTGTCGTAAATAATGTTTTTTATAGTTCTGGTCAAATCCCTTTAACTGAAGAAGGGACACTTATTTCTGATGATATAAAAGAACAAACACATCAAGTATTTAAAAATATTAAAGCTGTATTACATGAAGCAGGCGCCTCTTTAGAGACAGTTGTGAAAGCCACCGTATTTATAAAAAATATGGATGATTTTTCAATTATTAATGAAATTTATGGAGAATATTTTTCTGAGCATAAGCCAGCAAGATCCTGTGTAGAAGTATCCAGACTTCCTAAGGACGTTCAAATAGAAATAGAGGTTATTGCATTAGTTAAATAAGCATTTAAAAGACTGTCACTTGATAGTCTTTTTTTTGTACTGCACTCCAACATTTTCTATTTAGGTAAAGCCTTAACTAATAATAAAAAAGTTGAAGACTGTCACCCTCCTTCATTTCTTTAGGGCTACGAAATTTTATAAGAATAGCTAAAGGGGATTTATTAAGTGTAAAGTTCGACAGTAGGGCTTTTACATAACAACAACTATAGGAAAACAGCATTATTTTTGTGATAAGAATATAGTAAAGTGATTTCTTTCAAAATAAGCCTGTTTTTGGTTCCAACTTTCTCTTATGTATACACCTGAGTAGGAGAGTATTACTGCAAAAGTTTTAAAAATACGTATATTTTGATTTCTGTTGGTAAATAAATGATTAATATATGATTTGATTTACTAAGAAATACAAGAGTCCTATTAATTATTTAAAAAATTTTACAATTTAAGAAGGAATATATCAAAATCTGTTGAATACTTTAACTAGATTCTATCTATGCAAAAAGGTGGTGAATAGGATGGAAGTAACAGATGTAAGATTACGCCGTGTTAATACAGAGGGGCGAATGAGAGCGATTGCTTCTATTACATTGGATAATGAATTTGTTGTTCACGATATCCGAGTAATTGATGGGAATAATGGATTATTTGTCGCAATGCCAAGTAAACGCACTCCAGATGGAGAGTTTAGAGATATTGCTCATCCAATTAATTCCAATACTAGAAGCAAAATTCAAGAATCTGTATTGGCGGAGTATCACCGATTAGGAGAGTTAGAGGAAGTCGAGTTTGAAGAAGCCGGAGCTTCCTAATAGAATAAAAGC contains:
- a CDS encoding RidA family protein, with amino-acid sequence MRVVSTKKAPAAIGPYSQGIVVNNVFYSSGQIPLTEEGTLISDDIKEQTHQVFKNIKAVLHEAGASLETVVKATVFIKNMDDFSIINEIYGEYFSEHKPARSCVEVSRLPKDVQIEIEVIALVK
- a CDS encoding G5 and 3D domain-containing protein, translated to MNLKHVKSLFSRTMSSKRLTIVISSSIVFAGVLAFTAYETTKKTVAMTMDGKKKVIRTHSDTIGDILDDLDIHLHSEDYLSLPKDTKVTDQLSFVWKPAKKVHLAIDGKERSVWTTENTIRDLLENEKIKIGKYDQVNPGLNKDITKNMKIDIAKAFSLTLNDGGEKKKVWSTSTTVADFLKQQGVKLEELDRTKPDLKHKVSPEDVIKVIRVKKVSDVVEEPIQYAITTKKDSTLLKGQEKVVQHGENGIVHKTYEVTKENGKEVNRKLLTEKTLKESKEKVVLVGTKVLTAQVSRGEPEGGKEYYVTSTAYTAECNGCSGRTATGINLRANPNMKIIAVDPNFIPLGTKVYVEGYGYAIAADTGGAMKGQKIDVFFSNKSQAYNWGRKRVKIKILN
- the veg gene encoding biofilm formation stimulator Veg, with protein sequence MPKTLTDIKRSLDSNLGKRLMLKANGGRRKTIERSGILAETYPSVFVIELDQEENSFERVSYSYADVLTETVQLTFYDETTGNIVLGQQ
- the yabG gene encoding sporulation peptidase YabG: MGVKINSIVGRKSYQCDLLFRVIDIINKDGKETAILYGEDYRLIADAPFEDLVMIDSEERSKISREFRSLEAQSFELFQQDIDLLRHRHEYNATNGYNQDFSYFHIPGRVLHLDGDPNYLKKCIDLYEKIGIKVYGIHCYEKDMPNQIGPLIDKYRPDILVITGHDSYSKSKGKKADINAYRHSKYFVKTVIEARKKVPHLDQLIIFAGACQSHFESLIQVGANFASSPLRVNIHALDPVYIVAKISYTSFMEPINVWDVLRNTLTGEKGLGGIETKGVLRTGMPYKPVMEE
- the rsmA gene encoding 16S rRNA (adenine(1518)-N(6)/adenine(1519)-N(6))-dimethyltransferase RsmA — protein: MHKDIATPMRTKEILKKYGFSFKKSLGQNFLIDPNILRNITESAGLTKETGSIEIGPGIGALTEHLARSSKKVLAFEIDQRLLPILEDTLSPYDNVKVVHQDILKADVQGLIETEFKDIKDIMVVANLPYYVTTPIITQLLTKRLPLRGIVVMLQKEVADRISAKPGTKEYGSLSIAIQYYTKAETVMVVPKTVFMPQPNVDSAVIRLTLHDEPIVNVDNEEFFFQVTRASFAQRRKTLLNNLTSQLPNGKGVKEEILEALDQIGIDPGRRGETLSIEEFAALSNALYPIINK
- the purR gene encoding pur operon repressor, coding for MKFRRSERLIDMTHYLLERPKELVSLTFFSERYESAKSSISEDLAIIKETFERQGIGTLQTIPGAAGGVKYISHMKEEAARGIIAELCQLIADPERLLPGGYLYLTDLIGNPQIVSKVGKLLASSFANKDIDVIMTVATKGIPIAHAAASYLNVPVVIVRRDSKVTEGSTVSINYVSGSSKRIQTMVLSKRSLNEGARVLIVDDFMKAGGTVNGMVNLLEEFNATLAGIAVLLESEEAEERLVDDYVSLVKLMDVDVKEKKIRVVEGNYFLQSKGDI
- the rnmV gene encoding ribonuclease M5, encoding MKIKEIIVVEGRDDTTAIKRAVDADTIETNGSAVSKETIEKVQLAQDTRGVIIFTDPDFPGEKIRKIVSDHVPGCKHAFIKKKDARPTSGRGIGVEHASPDAIREALKDAHTMEEDIIEVITKEDLITAGLIGFPQSKARRERLGELLKIGYTNGKQLHKRLMMFQISKEDFASAIEKVLQEEKNA
- the ispE gene encoding 4-(cytidine 5'-diphospho)-2-C-methyl-D-erythritol kinase translates to MTIFIKAPAKINLTLDVLNKRSDGYHEVEMIMTTIDLSDRIGLSETTDGEIRIISQNRFVPDDQRNLAFQAAKVLKEKFHINQGVSITIDKMIPVAAGLAGGSSDAAATLRGLNKLWNLGLTLDEIAEIGSEIGSDVSFCVYGGTALAKGRGEKITHLPAPPNCWVILAKPSIGVSTADVYRNLNLESIQHPNSQAMIQAIQQGNYQSVCKEIGNALESVTLKMHPEVQHIKEQMFRFGADAVLMSGSGPTVFGLVQYDSRLQRIYNGLRGFCDQVFAVRMLGDRFTK
- the spoVG gene encoding septation regulator SpoVG; this encodes MEVTDVRLRRVNTEGRMRAIASITLDNEFVVHDIRVIDGNNGLFVAMPSKRTPDGEFRDIAHPINSNTRSKIQESVLAEYHRLGELEEVEFEEAGAS
- a CDS encoding small, acid-soluble spore protein, alpha/beta type — its product is MGRRKGIMSNQLKEELAKELGFYDVVQQEGWGGIKAKDAGNMVKRAIEIAQQQLANNRHS